A genomic window from bacterium includes:
- a CDS encoding septum formation initiator family protein yields the protein MSTHPTPLRPTARDGFVRGRPANGLPAGRLLLYAAALGLVGLAILVQFGENGIFAFWDLQGRRAELQDEVAGLEAANADRREQLQHLAGDPEVLERIARERHNMQRQDEEVLMVLPAPAEPD from the coding sequence ATGAGCACCCACCCGACTCCCCTGCGCCCCACCGCCCGCGACGGCTTCGTGCGCGGCCGCCCCGCGAACGGCCTGCCGGCCGGCCGCCTGCTGCTCTACGCCGCCGCCCTCGGGCTCGTCGGCCTGGCCATCCTGGTCCAGTTCGGCGAGAACGGAATCTTCGCCTTCTGGGACCTGCAGGGCCGCCGCGCCGAACTGCAGGACGAGGTCGCCGGCCTCGAGGCCGCCAACGCCGACCGGCGCGAACAGCTGCAGCACCTGGCGGGCGATCCGGAGGTGCTCGAACGCATCGCCCGCGAGCGCCACAACATGCAGCGCCAGGACGAGGAAGTGCTGATGGTCCTGCCGGCACCGGCGGAGCCGGACTAG